The following proteins are encoded in a genomic region of Montipora foliosa isolate CH-2021 chromosome 10, ASM3666993v2, whole genome shotgun sequence:
- the LOC137973512 gene encoding tetratricopeptide repeat protein 39B-like, whose amino-acid sequence MAEAIAMVNRTSELCFSNNFHQAKEELEPWVQHSMYHALAYSGIMCIQALLKFEQQAIQKAAKSIKHALNVCERHRKRPKWSETISSWIWNPSYENFTEDEKHAELCYTESLLLDSLVTFIQDENILSFVWGAFKIRRSYQNYKTCLEMVVSQHCSSRRAVEMTDLEAGIHFGIGGFNLVLSLLPPIIIKLLEWVGFSGDRVLGLSHLRKGSRCQSLRSPLCSLLLLGYHTWIIQYLGNGDGDVDSSEEILQPLLTTFPKGALFLFFDGRIKHSRGRLDEAISRYKHSLTVQSDIKQFHHFFYWELMWCYAYKGDWVQAYRYAGTLFRESLWSRTVYLHLKGSFKVMARLVNQIVTRQDEEEQDKEEYLFRQLPDFKQRIGGQSIPFEDFAIHKAKKYFQQNGHLFLPGLELIYIWNGFKVLNHRSDLVEPLIELVEISLHKLKQTKADNRNYVDDLCLGKLILGMCYRCLDQKTEAMECLKSAYSQSKDISHDLYLAPYTCAEIGFLYLEQGDFNQAKEYLERARKHRDHLLQSLLHLRIHSALQKIEDSDHKEVRTNKLFPLNQQLALNGDSSFSGSEEDFFDAEEDCSKLLRHDSSSSFDIITDDELDFFIQYEENA is encoded by the exons ATGGCTGAAGCCATTGCAATGGTCAATAGAACTTCAGAACTTTGCTTCTCAAACAACTTTCATCAAGCAAAGGAGGAGCTCGAACCTTG GGTTCAGCACAGCATGTACCATGCACTTGCATACAGTGGTATTATGTGCATTCAAGCTCTCCTGAAATTTGAACAA CAAGCAATACAGAAGGCTGCCAAGAGCATCAAGCATGCATTGAATGTTTGTGAAAG ACACAGAAAAAGGCCAAAGTGGTCGGAGACAATTTCAAGTTGGATTTGGAATCCTTCTTATGAGAATTTCACTGAAG ACGAAAAGCATGCAGAGCTCTGTTACACAGAAAGTCTTCTCCTTGATTCTCTTGTCACCTTCATTCAG GATGAAAATATCCTCAGTTTTGTTTGGGGAGCTTTCAAAATTCGGAGGAGCTACCAGAATTACAA AACTTGCCTTGAAATGGTTGTAAGCCAACATTGCTCTTCTCGTCGAGCTGTGGAAATGACAGACTTGGAGGCAGGGATTCACTTTGGCATTGGAGGATTTAATTTG GTCTTGTCTCTACTTCCACCTATTATCATCAAGTTGTTAGAGTGGGTTGGATTTTCTGGAGATAGG GTTTTAGGACTCAGTCACTTGCGAAAGGGCAGCAGATGTCAAAGCCTAAGGTCCCCATTGTGCTCATTGCTTCTACTTGGTTATCACACTTGGATCATTCAGTACCTTG GAAATGGTGATGGTGATGTGGATTCATCAGAGGAAATTCTTCAGCCACTGCTCACCACATTTCCAAAG GGAGCTCTATTTCTATTTTTTGATGGGCGCATAAAGCATTCACGTGGAAGACTTGATGAG GCAATCAGTAGATACAAGCATTCCCTCACAGTTCAGTCAGATATAAAACAGTTTCATCACTTCTTCTACTGGGAGCTCATGTGGTGCTATGC ATACAAAGGAGACTGGGTACAAGCCTATCGCTATGCTGGCACCTTATTCAGGGAGAGTTTATGGTCAAGG acTGTATACTTGCACCTTAAGGGTTCATTTAAAGTTATGGCCAGACTTGTAAACCAAATAGTGACAAGACAAGATGAAGAAGAGCAAGACAAGGAAGAATATCTGTTTAG GCAGCTACCAGATTTCAAGCAACGTATTGGTGGTCAGAGCATTCCTTTTGAGGACTTTGCAATACACAAAGCAAAGAAGTACTTTCAACAAAATGGTCACTTGTTTCTTCCTGGATTG GAGCTTATTTATATTTGGAATGGTTTCAAAGTGCTTAATCACAGATCTGATTTAGTGGAACCTTTAATAGAGTTGGTGGAAATTTCTCTGCATAAACTGAAGCAGACTAAAG CTGATAACAGAAATTATGTGGATGACTTGTGTTTGGGGAAACTGATCCTGGGAATGTGTTATCGTTGTTTGGACCAGAAAACAGAAGCCATGGAATGTCTGAAAAGCGCTTATAGTCA GTCAAAAGACATCAGCCATGATCTCTACCTGGCACCTTACACATGTGCAGAGATAGGCTTTCTTTACCTAGAACAGGGAGACTTTAACCAAGCAAAAGAATACTTGGAACGTGCAAG gaAACACCGTGATCACCTTTTGCAAAGTCTTTTGCACCTAAGAATCCATTCTGCTTTACAGAAAATTGAGGACAGTGACCATAAGGAGGTGCGGACAAACAAGCTTTTCCCCCTAAACCAACAACTTGCATTGAATGGAGACAGTTCGTTTTCAGGAAGTGAAGAGGATTTTTTTGATGCCGAAGAAGACTGTTCCAAATTGCTTCGCCACGATTCTAGCTCATCCTTTGATATTATAACTGATGATGAACTTGACTTTTTTATACAATATGAAGAAAATGCCTAA